In Drosophila santomea strain STO CAGO 1482 chromosome 3L, Prin_Dsan_1.1, whole genome shotgun sequence, a single window of DNA contains:
- the LOC120448062 gene encoding peroxisomal membrane protein PEX14, whose translation MSSNNTDTGDTTIMATATSVQHDVEAGADEQLPRESLITTAVSFLQNTKVRHTTLIQKQQFLRSKGLTSHEIQLACERAGVFTQDPNNPNPSPNTVISIGSQLQALQPQPTVFARIREIIHSAALFSGVIYAVYLFWKKYIAPYLFGKPKKKAVDEVLDDIDKKVDQRTNDLNKEISAVRDLITTQQREHAQQLNREFSNFRSDLDAIKGLLLNRKQFAGPVAPIAVPSIPAWQLAGSPHHHHRHSGSDDNEKGDDAGSGSGSSETEVVTKNSDSSLEIM comes from the exons ATGTCCAGCAACAATACGGATACTGGGGACACCACCATCATGGCGACGGCTACCTCGGTGCAGCACGATGTCGAGGCCGGCGCAGATGAGCAATTGCCCCGAGAATCGCTG ATAACCACTGCAGTCAGTTTTCTACAAAACACTAAGGTGCGCCACACGACACTTATCCAGAAGCAGCAGTTCCTACGGTCCAAAGGTCTCACTTCTCACGAAATCCAGTTGGCCTGCGAACGGGCCGGCGTTTTCACCCAAGACCCCAATAATCCCAATCCCAGCCCGAACACCGTGATCAGCATTGGATCCCAGTTGCAGGCGCTGCAGCCGCAACCGACTGTCTTTGCCCGGATCAGGGAAATCATCCATTCGGCAGCCCTGTTTAGCGGAGTTATTTATGCAGTCTACCTCTTTTGGAAG AAATACATTGCGCCTTACCTGTTTGGCAAGCCAAAGAAGAAGGCGGTCGATGAAGTCCTCGACGACATAGATAAAAAGGTGGACCAACGCACCAACGACCTCAACAAGGAGATTTCGGCGGTCAGGGATCTGATCACCACCCAGCAGAGGGAACACGCCCAGCAGCTGAACCGCGAATTTAGTAACTTCCGCAGCGATCTGGATGCCATTAAGGGCCTGCTTTTGAACCGAAAGCAGTTCGCCGGTCCTGTGGCCCCGATTGCAGTGCCATCCATTCCCGCCTGGCAGTTGGCCGGCTCCCCGCATCACCATCACCGGCACAGCGGGTCGGACGACAACGAGAAGGGCGATGATGCTGGATCCGGGTCGGGCTCGTCGGAGACCGAGGTGGTAACCAAGAATAGTGACTCCAGCTTGGAGATCATGTAA